From Candida dubliniensis CD36 chromosome 7, complete sequence, the proteins below share one genomic window:
- a CDS encoding membrane transporter, putative (Similar to S. cerevisiae SNG1), with product MTEATEISETTPRTTPRERSSDSDSIDPLDSDSVQFYDAQDGLETDGVYATAIQNVQSQRSKTEHRHDNIPKITTPESDENGEKHEDQHDTQSLTVKQRYQEYFKVIPKFFFVYLQVFCIFLGFLSMYWGSIYHRDQRYRNVGYLVVNEDSQFTVPNGSGTSTSSSTIQPYLGNAIINMLSHNKTIENLGDFDIVNLTDFTQLAEKHNNTLLEEAERQVHHQKYWGAIYIAPNSTRNIYQGFSTGNGSYMSNVNQSISVIYETGRHFSALSQYLIRNLNLVSEAWIRDYASSQVYQPILSQLNSTQRQFLLTNNQTIAIFTTLPTFNFIDQRPSPSPAVLGPSEIQLIYCLIISFYSYNFSKDIYAYMRKKIKYRSYLFYKFLISQLHAFVLALVYSLMAIAFQVPTNVAFGKSGFLVLWMFVFLYMSATGVINEVVVSIILTFGKQQLIAPWMVFNIVANVSTTFAPFVLTPGFFRFGYAMPMYNAYEAVKIVFFDTWKGHLGRNLGVLIIWIVVGNVSLLFVSDWSTQRAKKIALAEKQKKKEEEQVDN from the coding sequence ATGACAGAAGCTACAGAGATTTCGGAAACAACACCAAGAACAACCCCAAGGGAAAGAAGTTCAGATTCTGACTCGATAGACCCATTGGACTCTGATAGTGTCCAATTTTACGATGCTCAAGATGGATTAGAAACTGATGGAGTGTATGCAACCGCTATTCAAAACGTTCAATCTCAAAGGTCAAAAACAGAACATCGACATGATAATATACCAAAAATAACAACTCCTGAAAGTGATGAAAATGGAGAAAAACACGAAGATCAACACGACACACAATCATTGACCGTTAAACAAAGATATCAGGAATATTTCAAAGTGATCcccaaattcttttttgtcTATCTTCAAGTTTTCTGTATATTTTTAGGGTTTTTATCGATGTATTGGGGGTCAATATATCATCGTGACCAACGTTACCGGAATGTTGGTTATTTGGTGGTCAATGAAGATTCACAATTTACAGTGCCCAATGGGTCAGGTACATCGACATCATCGTCAACAATCCAACCGTATTTGGGTAATGCCATCATCAATATGTTGTCGCATAACAAAACCATTGAAAATCTTGGagattttgatattgtaaACTTGACCGATTTTACCCAATTAGCTGAGAAGCACAATAACACCCTATTAGAAGAAGCTGAACGACAAGTGCATCATCAAAAATACTGGGGTGCCATATATATTGCTCCAAATAGTACCCGAAACATTTATCAAGGGTTTCTGACAGGTAATGGGTCATATATGAGTAATGtgaatcaatcaatatcTGTTATTTATGAAACAGGACGTCATTTTTCAGCTTTAAGTCAATATCTTATTCGGAATTTGAATCTTGTTAGTGAAGCATGGATTCGTGATTATGCTTCATCTCAAGTGTATCAACCAATTTTAAGTCAATTGAATTCCACACAACGgcaatttttattaactaataatcaaacaattgCCATTTTCACAACATTACCaacatttaattttattgatcAAAGACCATCACCCAGCCCTGCAGTTTTAGGACCTTCTGAAATCCAATTGATCTATTGTTTAATCATATCCTTCTACAGTTACAATTTTTCCAAAGACATTTATGCCTATATGAGAAAGAAGATTAAGTATCGATCTTATTTATTctataaatttttgatatctCAGTTGCATGCATTTGTATTAGCATTGGTTTATTCCTTAATGGCGATTGCTTTCCAAGTACCCACAAACGTAGCCTTTGGGAAATCAGGTTTTTTAGTGCTTTGGATGTTTGTTTTCTTATATATGAGTGCTACAGGAGTGATTAATGAAGTTGTAGTGCTGATCATATTAACATTTgggaaacaacaattaattgCTCCTTGGATGGTGTTTAATATTGTCGCCAATGTTTCAACAACCTTTGCCCCATTCGTTTTAACACCAGGATTTTTCCGATTTGGATATGCCATGCCAATGTATAATGCTTATGAAGCAGTGaaaattgtattttttgATACTTGGAAAGGCCATTTAGGACGAAACCTTGGagttttgataatttggatAGTCGTTGGAAACGTGTCGCTATTATTTGTCAGTGATTGGTCCACCCAAAGGGCTAAAAAAATAGCTTTGGCAGAGAAgcaaaagaagaaggaagaagaacaagtaGACAActag